In the Helianthus annuus cultivar XRQ/B chromosome 11, HanXRQr2.0-SUNRISE, whole genome shotgun sequence genome, one interval contains:
- the LOC118483994 gene encoding leucine-rich repeat extensin-like protein 1 yields MPPRVRGKGKGPMRGGPSAHAGPSHRRTPSASFSSSNSRDLWGHSFERARHYVSLSSSPSFHPSFGPPVPDEPQHSQHSHYSHHSHDSHHSHQSYHSLHSHSFHRSDSTYSPAQFNPNDYVNDFLGYNPLGPEDHFPHEMEMDDDLDPEMQTGTPGHPISISSETYDSAFTPSYHNSPAQPPLVEPQLQAVSPPPLHVKELPQQPPQPPPEPPRRRRNARISVRGGPRFSSPQRSSSYPLIPEDPQMGGPSHAVPENDPSPVSYAPPPPPVGFDNPIPTYPGSSGYNPSGYPSDYGTHDPYLTVAQHNALYPSSYPPVYPTGYPVQGYQYPLYQQPPPPPQQEHTQEILQRLNRVEREADETKKKHNSFLKGLASLIKGKKK; encoded by the exons ATGCCGCCAAGAGTGAGAGGCAAAGGAAAGGGCCCAATGCGAGGTGGGCCATCAGCACACGCTGGACCATCGCATCGACGCACCCCGTCTGCGTCGTTTTCCAGTTCTAATTCACGTGACCTATGGGGTCATTCTTTCGAACGAGCGAGACACTATGTTTCGTTGAGCTCATCACCTTCTTTCCATCCATCATTCGGGCCGCCTGTTCCAGACGAGCCCCAACATTCGCAACACTCCCATTACTCCCATCATTCGCATGATTCTCACCATTCCCATCAATCTTACCACTCTTTGCATTCTCATTCCTTTCATCGTTCGGATTCTACCTACTCTCCAGCACAGTTTAATCCCAATGATTACGTCAACGACTTTTTGGGCTACAACCCTTTAGGACCCGAGGATCACTTTCCTCATGAAATGGAGATGGACGACGACCTGGACCCTGAAATGCAGACCGGAACACCGGGCCACCCTATTAGCATCTCGAGCG AAACGTATGATTCGGCCTTTACCCCTTCATATCATAACTCTCCTGCTCAACCTCCTTTGGTTGAACCacagcttcaagcagtttctcCTCCACCTCTTCATGTTAAAGAGCTGCCTCAACAGCCACCTCAGCCACCTCCCGAGCCGCCTAGGCGAAGGAGGAATGCACGAATATCCGTGCGAGGAGGACCTCGTTTCAGTTCTCCTCAGCGTTCAAGTTCTTACCCTCTTATTCCCGAGGACCCCCAAATGGGTGGACCCTCGCACGCAGTGCCGGAGAACGATCCTTCGCCGGTTTCTTAcgcaccaccgccaccgccagtgGGTTTCGACAACCCGATCCCGACTTACCCAGGTTCATCTGGGTATAACCCATCTGGATACCCATCGGATTATGGAACCCATGATCCATATCTTACTGTTGCACAACATAATGCACTTTATCCTTCTTCTTACCCTCCAGTTTACCCAACTGGATATCCGGTGCAGGGATATCAATATCCCCTATATCagcaacctcctcctcctcctcaacAGGAGCACACCCAAGAAATATTGCAGAGGTTAAACAGGGTTGAACGTGAAGCGGATGAAACCAAGAAGAAGCATAACAGCTTTCTTAAAGGCCTTGCAAGTCTCATCAAAGGCAAAAAGAAATAG
- the LOC118483995 gene encoding uncharacterized protein LOC118483995, giving the protein METVIDISGCAKEDIVKFVSQSFKGDALTWWKALVQATGKVPLYNLSWRKFVDLVKDTYCPQHEVERIETDFLTLVMKDLDYVVRSRVKKVTDDGKRKREEDKSPQSNKKGKGNFGSKKGQSNDKPRCKTCNKRHFGKCNQDLQAKPCGICKKKGHKSVDCRNIKDATCYGCNEKGHIKTNYPKNAKTPEEAKKNNARVFQMNAREAVNDENVITDIKYEVELANGALETASTLLDGCFISIKNHFIPLSLLPMKLAGFDIALVTIQGDTQYGLPSNVSILKVSQCLKSRCVIYMAQVTVNDPKPKIEDIPIISEYPDIFPDELPGLPPERQVEFRIDILPGSALLHEPLII; this is encoded by the exons ATGGAGACTGTGATAGACATCAGCGGATGTGCTAAGGAAGACAtagtgaagtttgtgtctcaatcttTCAAGGGCGATGCCCTCACTTGGTGGAAGGCATTAGTGCAAGCCACTGGAAAGGTCCCTTTGTATAACCTTTCATGGAGAAAGTTTGTTGATTTGGTGAAGGACACTTattgtcctcaacatgaagtcgAGAGGATAGAGACTGACTTCCTCACCTTGGTAATGAAGGATCTGGAtt ATGTTGTGAGGAGTAGGGTGAAGAAAGTTACCGATGATGGGAAGAGGAAGAGGGAGGAAGACAAGTCTCCACAATCAAACAAGAAGGGAAAAGGGAACTTTGGTTCCAAGAAGGGCCAGTCAAATGACAAGCCCAGATGCAAAACCTGCAATAAaagacactttggaaagtgcaaccAAGACCTACAAGCTAAACCATGtgggatttgtaaaaagaaaGGGCATAAGTCTGTAGATTGCCGGAatatcaaggatgcaacctgctatggttgcaatgaaaagggccACATCAAGACCAATTACCCCAAGAATGCTAAGACGCCCGAGGAGGCAAAGAAAAACAATGCGAGAGTTTTTCAGATGAACGCGAGAGAAGCGGTGAACGACGAGAACGttataacag atataaaatatgaggtagagcttGCTAATGGTGCCTTAGAAACAGCTTCcactcttcttgatggatgttttatatccattaagaatcatttTATCCCGCTATCCCtcttgccaatgaaattggctgggTTTGATATAGCTTTAG tcactattcagggagatacacaATATGGATTGCCCAGCAATGTGTCTATTCTCAAAGTATCGCAGTGTTTGAAGAGCagatgtgtcatttacatggcacaggtgactgtGAATGATCCGAAGCctaagattgaagacattccaatcATCTCTGAGTATCCTGATATCTTTCCTgacgagttacctggattacctccagagaggcaagtagagttcaggATAGACATTCTGCCAGGATCTGCGCTATTGCACGAGCCCCTTATCATctag
- the LOC110887971 gene encoding uncharacterized protein LOC110887971: MFKINGVLPDTIKLCLFPFSLVGKARSWLLAQEGGSITTWEILVDKLLKKYFPTSKINKLRNKIITFHQQDGESFTEAWHRYKEIIRKCLYHGVESWQTQDTIAKGVIADLTPTTTLALMDKLVVNDYGPSKASSSGKKAVLYQVEDDSILQAKVEALTVEMAKLLEKKGSVAEKCTTCGGEHKLIVCPFEATEEASNVNYQGGLQNSPYSRTYTPAWWSHPNFSWRNSSTSAPPGFTQKEATGDSKPDLEDIMKKYTEVTNVRMSNANEEMKPQKVSLQNIEKELGRLIQRVTPRYFHILPVGPTGSILT, from the exons ATGTTCAAAATCAATGGTGTTTTGCCCGATACGATCAAGTTGTGCCTATTTCCATTTTCACTTGTTGGGAAAGCCCGAAGTTGGCTTCTCGCCCAAGAAGGTGGTTCCATAACCACCTGGGAGATCTTAGTTGATAAGCTCTTAAAGAAATATTTTCCAACTTCTAAGATCAACAAGTTGAGAAACAAAATCATTACTTTTCATCAACAAGATGGTGAGTCATTCACTGAAGCATGGCACCGATACAAAGAGATCATACGCAAATGTCTCTACCACGGAGTGGAGTCATG GCAAACCCAAGACACAATTGCTAAAGGAGTCATTGCAGACTTAACACCCACTACTACTTTGGCATTGATGGACAAGTTAGTTGTAAATGACTATGGACCTTCAAAAGCATCTAGCTCTGGAAAGAAGGCAGTTCTATACCAAGTGGAGGATGACAGTATCTTGCAGGCGAAAGTTGAAGCATTAACAGTCGAGATGGCGAAGTTGCTTGAGAAGAAAGGAAGTGTGGCCGAGAAGTGTACGACTTGTGGAGGAGAGCATAAATTGATAGTATGCCCGTTTGAAGCTACTGAAGAAGCATCCAATGTCAATTATCAAGGGGGATTACAAAACAGTCCATATAGTCGAACTTATACCCCTGCCTGGTGGAGCCATCCTAACTTTAGTTGGAGGAACTCTTCAACTTCCGCTCCACCAGGATTCACTCAAAAAGAAGCAACAGGTGATTCTAAGCCTGATCTAGAAGATATCATGAAGAAATACACCGAAGTTACTAATGTTCGGATGAGCAATGCTAACGAAGAGATGAAACCGCAAAAAGTCTCATTACAGAACATTGAAAAGGAGTTGGGAAGACTAATCcaacgtgtcacaccccgatatttccacatattaccggtgggcccgacGGGGAGTATcttgacgtag